The following are from one region of the Nicotiana tomentosiformis chromosome 7, ASM39032v3, whole genome shotgun sequence genome:
- the LOC104114955 gene encoding TOM1-like protein 6 isoform X2, with product MISSLGAASSSSSSSSSSSAAVRVEKATSEFLIGPDWTINIDICDTINSNHWLAKDVAKAVKKRLQHKNPKVQLLALTLLETMVKNCGDNVHFQIAERSILQDMVKIVKKKANMHVRDKVLVLLDSWQEAFGGPGGKYPQYYWAYEELRRAGVEFPKRSFDTAPIFTPPVTHPAPRQPQPGYGMPSNSSTRLDEAMAAEMANLSLSSINSMKEVADLLADMLQAVIPGDRLAVQDEVIVDLVDQCRSNQKKLMQMLTTTGDEELLAQGLELNDNLQMVLAKHDAIASGSPLPTEVPNNNISAREMHDPSLKPAEVKPPTPAADAKPSAPVLAPTAGQIDEEEDEEDDFAQLARRHSKTSPAAQTSEGMVSANNSNSTGESLDPVTSNALILRDPPPTAMPTKEQDIIDLLSLTLSSSIYPETPQNSASANHSTHQEPVASTTQGNPYASQAYLGYQDQSFNSYVAPWAQAQPQPQPQSQSQPQFRPQFQSAAQPQYHHQFQTPTQAQFQAQAQAQPQAQSLHQPQSQPHPRPQPQYPQESSLQSQHTSQQLPQSPLQPELNQQPRTQLELHSQPQQLPPRAQTQFPQYSAYPPPPWASTPGYFSNPNHSTRPSYMYSTPQNTSMPLQGPRPVQNVNSIPTMGSNGVAINGDAQIRSSPKTTSSAAGQKPFIPSYRLFEDLNVFGNGDQRHNSSSGVSGTSSQSMVGGRK from the exons ATGATTTCATCATTGGGTGCAGCTTCAtcttcatcatcttcatcttcatcttcatcagcAGCAGTTCGTGTTGAAAAGGCAACAAGCGAGTTCTTGATTGGTCCTGATTGGACTATCAATATTGATATTTGTGATACCATCAATTCTAACCATTG GTTAGCAAAAGATGTTGCCAAAGCCGTGAAGAAGAGGTTGCAGCACAAGAACCCCAAAGTTCAGCTACTTGCTTTAACG CTTTTGGAGACAATGGTGAAGAACTGTGGCGATAATGTGCACTTTCAAATAGCTGAAAGAAGCATATTGCAAGACATGGTCAAAATTGTAAAGAAGAAGGCAA ATATGCATGTTAGAGATAAAGTACTAGTACTACTGGACTCTTGGCAAGAGGCATTTGGTGGCCCTGGAGGAAAGTATCCCCAGTACTATTGGGCTTACGAAGAATTGAGG CGTGCTGGCGTTGAATTTCCCAAGCGTTCATTTGATACAGCTCCAATTTTTACTCCACCTGTTACTCATCCTGCACCAAGACAACCTCAACCTGGTTATGGAATGCCAAGCAATTCCTCAACAAGACTTGATGAGGCCATGGCAGCAGAGATGGCAAACTTAAG CTTGTCCAGCATAAATTCTATGAAGGAAGTTGCTGATCTGTTGGCTGATATGCTACAAGCCGTGATTCCAGGTGATCGCTTG GCTGTACAAGATGAAGTTATAGTTGATCTTGTCGACCAGTGTCGCTCTAACCAGAAGAAGTTGATGCAAATGTTGACCACCACCGG GGATGAAGAACTTCTGGCTCAGGGTCTTGAATTAAATGATAACCTCCAAATGGTGCTGGCTAAACATGACGCAATAGCTTCTGGTTCTCCACTTCCAACTGAAGTCCCAAACAACAACATCTCAGCTAGAGAAATGCATGATCCAAGCCTCAAACCTGCTGAAGTTAAACCACCTACTCCAGCAGCAGATGCAAAACCTTCTGCACCAGTTCTTGCACCAACAGCTGGTCAAATTGATgaagaggaagatgaagaagatgaCTTTGCCCAGTTAGCTCGAAG ACATTCAAAAACAAGTCCAGCAGCGCAAACAAGTGAAGGTATGGTCTCTGCCAATAATAGCAATTCTACGGGAGAATCACTGGATCCTGTCACAAGCAATGCATTGATTCTTCGAGATCCACCTCCAACTGCTATGCCCACGAAAGAACAAGATATAATTGATCTCTTGAGCCTGACCTTGTCATCAAGTATATATCCCGAGACCCCACAAAATTCTGCTTCAGCCAATCATAGCACGCATCAGGAGCCTGTTGCCTCAACCACGCAAGGGAATCCATATGCATCTCAAGCTTATCTTGGATATCAAGATCAGAGCTTTAACAGTTATGTAGCTCCTTGGGCTCAGGCTCAGCCCCAACCCCAACCTCAATCTCAGTCACAACCTCAGTTTCGTCCTCAATTTCAATCCGCAGCCCAACCTCAATATCATCACCAATTTCAAACCCCAACCCAAGCCCAGTTCCAGGCCCAGGCCCAGGCCCAACCTCAGGCCCAGTCTCTGCATCAACCTCAATCGCAACCTCATCCTCGGCCTCAACCACAGTATCCCCAAGAATCATCATTACAATCTCAGCATACCTCGCAACAGCTTCCACAATCTCCTTTACAACCTGAACTGAACCAACAACCTAGAACTCAGCTAGAACTTCATTCTCAGCCTCAACAATTACCGCCACGTGCTCAGACTCAATTCCCACAGTACTCTGCTTATCCGCCTCCACCTTGGGCATCAACTCCCGGATATTTTAGCAATCCGAATCATTCAACTAGACCTTCCTacatgtactcaactccacaaaACACATCCATGCCTTTGCAAGGTCCTAGACCTGTACAGAATGTTAACTCAATTCCTACTATGGGAAGCAATGGTGTAGCTATCAATGGGGATGCACAGATTCGGTCTAGCCCCAAGACGACATCCTCTGCTGCTGGACAAAAACCCTTCATTCCATCTTATAGGTTATTTGAAGATCTTAATGTTTTTGGTAACGGGGATCAAAGACACAACTCATCTTCTGGTGTATCAGGAACTAGCAGCCAAAGTATGGTTGGCGGACGAAAATGA
- the LOC104114955 gene encoding TOM1-like protein 6 isoform X1, which produces MASSSSSSSSSSSAAVRVEKATSEFLIGPDWTINIDICDTINSNHWLAKDVAKAVKKRLQHKNPKVQLLALTLLETMVKNCGDNVHFQIAERSILQDMVKIVKKKANMHVRDKVLVLLDSWQEAFGGPGGKYPQYYWAYEELRRAGVEFPKRSFDTAPIFTPPVTHPAPRQPQPGYGMPSNSSTRLDEAMAAEMANLSLSSINSMKEVADLLADMLQAVIPGDRLAVQDEVIVDLVDQCRSNQKKLMQMLTTTGDEELLAQGLELNDNLQMVLAKHDAIASGSPLPTEVPNNNISAREMHDPSLKPAEVKPPTPAADAKPSAPVLAPTAGQIDEEEDEEDDFAQLARRHSKTSPAAQTSEGMVSANNSNSTGESLDPVTSNALILRDPPPTAMPTKEQDIIDLLSLTLSSSIYPETPQNSASANHSTHQEPVASTTQGNPYASQAYLGYQDQSFNSYVAPWAQAQPQPQPQSQSQPQFRPQFQSAAQPQYHHQFQTPTQAQFQAQAQAQPQAQSLHQPQSQPHPRPQPQYPQESSLQSQHTSQQLPQSPLQPELNQQPRTQLELHSQPQQLPPRAQTQFPQYSAYPPPPWASTPGYFSNPNHSTRPSYMYSTPQNTSMPLQGPRPVQNVNSIPTMGSNGVAINGDAQIRSSPKTTSSAAGQKPFIPSYRLFEDLNVFGNGDQRHNSSSGVSGTSSQSMVGGRK; this is translated from the exons ATGG CTTCAtcttcatcatcttcatcttcatcttcatcagcAGCAGTTCGTGTTGAAAAGGCAACAAGCGAGTTCTTGATTGGTCCTGATTGGACTATCAATATTGATATTTGTGATACCATCAATTCTAACCATTG GTTAGCAAAAGATGTTGCCAAAGCCGTGAAGAAGAGGTTGCAGCACAAGAACCCCAAAGTTCAGCTACTTGCTTTAACG CTTTTGGAGACAATGGTGAAGAACTGTGGCGATAATGTGCACTTTCAAATAGCTGAAAGAAGCATATTGCAAGACATGGTCAAAATTGTAAAGAAGAAGGCAA ATATGCATGTTAGAGATAAAGTACTAGTACTACTGGACTCTTGGCAAGAGGCATTTGGTGGCCCTGGAGGAAAGTATCCCCAGTACTATTGGGCTTACGAAGAATTGAGG CGTGCTGGCGTTGAATTTCCCAAGCGTTCATTTGATACAGCTCCAATTTTTACTCCACCTGTTACTCATCCTGCACCAAGACAACCTCAACCTGGTTATGGAATGCCAAGCAATTCCTCAACAAGACTTGATGAGGCCATGGCAGCAGAGATGGCAAACTTAAG CTTGTCCAGCATAAATTCTATGAAGGAAGTTGCTGATCTGTTGGCTGATATGCTACAAGCCGTGATTCCAGGTGATCGCTTG GCTGTACAAGATGAAGTTATAGTTGATCTTGTCGACCAGTGTCGCTCTAACCAGAAGAAGTTGATGCAAATGTTGACCACCACCGG GGATGAAGAACTTCTGGCTCAGGGTCTTGAATTAAATGATAACCTCCAAATGGTGCTGGCTAAACATGACGCAATAGCTTCTGGTTCTCCACTTCCAACTGAAGTCCCAAACAACAACATCTCAGCTAGAGAAATGCATGATCCAAGCCTCAAACCTGCTGAAGTTAAACCACCTACTCCAGCAGCAGATGCAAAACCTTCTGCACCAGTTCTTGCACCAACAGCTGGTCAAATTGATgaagaggaagatgaagaagatgaCTTTGCCCAGTTAGCTCGAAG ACATTCAAAAACAAGTCCAGCAGCGCAAACAAGTGAAGGTATGGTCTCTGCCAATAATAGCAATTCTACGGGAGAATCACTGGATCCTGTCACAAGCAATGCATTGATTCTTCGAGATCCACCTCCAACTGCTATGCCCACGAAAGAACAAGATATAATTGATCTCTTGAGCCTGACCTTGTCATCAAGTATATATCCCGAGACCCCACAAAATTCTGCTTCAGCCAATCATAGCACGCATCAGGAGCCTGTTGCCTCAACCACGCAAGGGAATCCATATGCATCTCAAGCTTATCTTGGATATCAAGATCAGAGCTTTAACAGTTATGTAGCTCCTTGGGCTCAGGCTCAGCCCCAACCCCAACCTCAATCTCAGTCACAACCTCAGTTTCGTCCTCAATTTCAATCCGCAGCCCAACCTCAATATCATCACCAATTTCAAACCCCAACCCAAGCCCAGTTCCAGGCCCAGGCCCAGGCCCAACCTCAGGCCCAGTCTCTGCATCAACCTCAATCGCAACCTCATCCTCGGCCTCAACCACAGTATCCCCAAGAATCATCATTACAATCTCAGCATACCTCGCAACAGCTTCCACAATCTCCTTTACAACCTGAACTGAACCAACAACCTAGAACTCAGCTAGAACTTCATTCTCAGCCTCAACAATTACCGCCACGTGCTCAGACTCAATTCCCACAGTACTCTGCTTATCCGCCTCCACCTTGGGCATCAACTCCCGGATATTTTAGCAATCCGAATCATTCAACTAGACCTTCCTacatgtactcaactccacaaaACACATCCATGCCTTTGCAAGGTCCTAGACCTGTACAGAATGTTAACTCAATTCCTACTATGGGAAGCAATGGTGTAGCTATCAATGGGGATGCACAGATTCGGTCTAGCCCCAAGACGACATCCTCTGCTGCTGGACAAAAACCCTTCATTCCATCTTATAGGTTATTTGAAGATCTTAATGTTTTTGGTAACGGGGATCAAAGACACAACTCATCTTCTGGTGTATCAGGAACTAGCAGCCAAAGTATGGTTGGCGGACGAAAATGA
- the LOC138895809 gene encoding uncharacterized protein, with protein MWGSEEDKILAGMRKLFLDEESMDYSAIVKEDEEEDLTIQIIDSKDLEDNVIPEEIVKEVENFENKPKSNLEETEAINLGDSEIINETRISIHLSPIEKEEYISGATYMRSMTTIFYDMIHKEIEVYVDDVIIKSKRSSDHIADLKKFFNRLRKYNLKLNPAKCAFGVPAGKLLGFIVSRRGIELDPSKIKVIQDLPPPKNKKDKVVKGKALADYLAENPVDGEYEPLKTYFLDEEVSFVGEDITEAYDGWRMFFDRAANFKGVGNKVDLVSETGQHYPVSAKLRFPYTNNIAEYEAYILGLRLAIDMNIQELLRFVKIEFKHVPRIQNEFADALATLSSMIRHPDKNFIDPILIGIHKQPAYCARVEEEFDENSWFRDIKEYLEKGEYPKNATHT; from the exons atgtggggatctgaggaagatAAGATTTTGGCTGGCATGAGGAAGTTGTTTCTGGATGAAGAAAGCATGGACTACAGTGCAATTGTTAAGGAGgatgaggaggaagaccttaccattcagataAT tgattcgAAAGATCTAGAGGATAatgtaatacctgaggaaattgtcaaagaagtagagaattttgaaaacaaaccgaagtctaatttggaggaaactgaggccattaacttaggggattctgaaataATCAatgaaactcgcataagcatccATCTATCGCCGATAGAAAAGGAAGAGTATATCAG tggggccacctacatgagatCCATGACTACTATCTTctatgacatgatacacaaggaaatagaggtgtacgtggatgatgttatcatcaaatctaaaaggagttcagatcacatagcagacctgaagAAATTTTTTAATCGGCTTCGGAAATAcaacttgaagttgaaccctgcaaaatgtgcctttggagtccctgctggaaaattgctaggtttcatcgtcagccgccgaggtATTGAActagacccgtcaaaaatcaaagttatCCAAGACTTGCCACcaccaaagaataagaaagat aaggtagTCAAAGGGAAAGCATTGGCTGATTatttggcagaaaatcctgtagacggagaatacgaaccattgaagacgtattttcttgatgaagaggtatcatttgtaggagaagatattacTGAAGCATAcgacggttggaggatgttcttcgatagagcagcaaacttcaagggAGTGGGCAACAAAGTTGACTTAGTATCAGAAACCGgccaacattatccggtatccgcaaaactcaggttcccGTATACCAACAATATAGCAGAATACGAGGCCtacatcttgggactcaggttaGCCATCGACATGAAcattcaggagttgctg aggttcgtGAAAATAGAATTCAAGCATGTCCCAAGGATTCAGAATGAAtttgcagatgcattagccaccCTGTCTTCCATGATAAgacatccagacaagaatttcatcgatcctatcctaataggaattcataagcagccagcttattgtgctcgtgttgaagaagagtttgatGAAAATTCGTGGTTTCGCGACATCAAGGAGTACTTGGAAAAGGGAGAATATCCAAAGAATGCCACACACACTTAG
- the LOC138895808 gene encoding uncharacterized protein encodes MAEELKKLTGKVQSVKGGKGVEGLNYEDLCIQPDVELPEDYKPPKFEMFDGTGDLKVHLRTYCDKLVGMGKNEQIRMKLFIRSLTGDALYWYISQNLKKWANWVSMTSDFMDRFRFNTENTPDVFYIQNLKKKPTETFREYVTRWRSEAAKVRPALEEEQMNKFFVRTQDPQYYERLMVIKTHKFSDIIKLGEK; translated from the coding sequence ATGGCGGAGGAACTTAAGAAACTCACAGGAAAAGTCCAGAGTGTTAAAGGTGGGAAGGGCGTTGAAGGTCTGAATTACGAAGATCtatgtattcagccagatgtggaACTACCAGAGGATTACAAACCTCcaaagttcgaaatgttcgatggcACTGGTGATCTAAAGGTGCATCTAAGAACATATTGCGATAAGCTTGTAGGAatgggtaagaatgaacaaatccgcatgaaactgttcatACGAAGCCTTACAGGAGACGCTTTGtattggtatatcagtcaaaacctAAAGAAGTGGGCTAATTGGGTAAGTATgacatcagatttcatggacagattcaggttcaacacggaAAACACACCAgatgttttctacattcaaaacctcaagaagaagccgacagaaaccttTCGCGAGTATGttactcgttggagatcagaggccgcaaaagtaaggccagcacttgaagaagaacaaatgaataagttctttgtTAGAACACAAGATCCACAATATTATGAACGGTTGATGGTCATCAAAACtcacaagttctcagacatcatcaagttaggggaaaaatag
- the LOC138895810 gene encoding uncharacterized protein: MGEMSSLQIDHNHPLFLASTDTPGLALHDIKLTGPENYDLWSRSMRMALLVKNKLGQVRSHILLKIPVLTVNQAYALGLYNGKVMGICMEDSGLYVLKWRDTHATTMFTKDTDESNLWHMRLGHPSTTAMKHIFVLKNKVVDNIQYNCEVCPLAKQSRLKFPLSSNKTDYDFRRYTWVYLLQSKSEVITVLKDFLIMIKTHFSVNVKVLSNLPKGDKFAKRARKSVFIGYSEVQKGYRLFDLDTKTIFVSRDVIFREHIFPFRETITELEDSFSTQMSVPIQPDSSITPASEITAIPDPGMMEPTDAQGSRKTIRTSKPPVWLKDYQTTKKFFGHCLYPLSETLTYANLTAGYQAYLQAFSIEVKPSIFQQASTDSRWVAAMQQEIKALEDNHAWEIMDLPAGKQAIGSKWVYKIK, encoded by the exons ATGGGAGAAATGTCGAGTCTTCAAATTGATCACAATCATCCTCTATTTTTAGCTTCTACAGACACGCCTGGACTTGCATTGCATGATATCAAGCTCACTGGACCTGAAAATTATGATTTGTGGAGTAGATCAATGCGCATGGCACTTTTGGTGAAGAACAAGCTAGG TCAAGTAAGAAGTCATATATTGCTTAAGATACCAGTACTGACTGTAAATCAGGCTTATGCTTTG GGTCTTTACAATGGGAAGGTGATGGGGATTTGTATGGAGGACAGTGGACTTTATGTGCTCAAGTGGAGAGACACACATGCAACAACAATGTTTACCAAGGATACTGATGAATCCAACCTTTGGCACATGAGATTAGGTCATCCATCAACAACAGCAATGAAACACATTTTTGTCTTGAAGAATAAAGTAGTGGACAACATACAATATAACTGTGAAGTGTGCCCTTTAGCTAAGCAAAGTAGATTGAAGTTCCCTCTTAGTAGCAACAAAACTGACT ATGACTTTAGAAGATATACCTGGGTGTACTTATTACAGTCAAAATCTGAAGTTATAACAGTGTTAAAAGATTTTCTTATAATGATAAAGACTCATTTTAGTGTGAATGTGAAAGTATTGAG CAATTTACCAAAAGGAGACAAGTTTGCTAAAAGGGCAAGAAAATCAGTCTTCATAGGTTACTCAGAGGTTCAGAAAGGGTATAGGTTGTTTGACTTAGACACTAAGACCATCTTTGTGAGCAGAGATGTCATTTTTAGAGAACACATTTTCCCTTTCAGAGAGACTATAACTGAATTAGAAGACAGTTTTTCGACACAAATGTCTGTGCCTATACAACCTGATTCCTCAATAACACCTGCATCTG AGATCACAGCTATTCCTGACCCAGGCATGATGGAACCAACTGATGCTCAAGGTTCCAGGAAGACCATAAGAACCTCAAAACCTCCAGTTTGGTTGAAAGACTATCAAACTACTAAGAAATTCTTTGGCCACTGTCTGTATCCCTTGTCTGAGACCTTGACTTATGCTAATCTCACAGCAGGCTATCAAGCTTACTTGCAAGCTTTCTCAATTGAAGTTAAGCCTAGTATTTTTCAGCAGGCTTCTACTGATAGCAGGTGGGTTGCTGCTATGCAACAGGAAATCAAAGCCCTTGAGGATAATCATGCTTGGGAAATAATGGACTTACCAGCTGGGAAGCAGGCCATTGGGTCAAAATGGGTGTACAAAATTAAATAA